The sequence tggatgcgggcggttgcggtttctagcggttttaagagatttgtacgactggtactgcggttcAAAATTAGTGtgtttgcgggtgacttatgactggttaactatcaaatgcggtaacagtcaaataataaattaacaatatttacatataatataattataaaaatatcaaaaatcataaaattataataaatataaaatttatatttagaaaattataagtataatttttgaaaatttattgattttttttattataaaattttataatattaattaaaatataatagatatattttaatattttcataatttcaattttaaatttttttaaaatatttttacttttgtatatatattgttttaaaaaacaaaaataaatttaccctcccgcaacggcctgcaaccgcaaacgctagctggagccagcttttgaatttatgagattcagagCGGTTTGAAACGGTTTACAGCGATTtcagtgattgttgcaaaccaccgacaaccgctaccaaccgtaAAAGCTGCGTTTGCAGGTGGTAAcgggaaaaccagtcgcccCCTTAGTATTTATTCTTTTCTCATAACTAGTGGTTagtttgtttatatatgtgatgTGCTAGTAGTTATCTTTAtactttttgttgttttacatttttttttgcatatatcaCACCAACATACCAGTTATATTCAACCCACTTTTTatgtatttgatattaaaaaataaaataaaataatttaacatataGGCTAACTGTTTTTTTCTACATGGAATCTGCTGAATAATATGACTGATTGTCTGtggaatagaaaaaaaaatggaatgatGGATGAAGTGGAATCAAAACTGACTTTATTGATGGAATAATGCATTCCATTGATCCAAGAAATTTTTAGATCCTGAATAAATcgaatagattttaaaaatatttttttctgtttaattCCAAAATAGTATAAGTGAAATTGTTATAAACAACATTTCATTGTAACTCATGAATATTTTAAGGAATTCTATGGAATCAGAAGCATTCCAAACAATTTTATTTCGCTAAATGGCAGCATTCCAGTTGCAGCCATAATATTTTGGGTTTCAAGAGTGTACAACATcttttcttaaccaaaatatCGTGATCTTATTCCTCCGTTTATTCACTCCTTGTTTCTCTAAATTTCTTCAGTGCACTGATAGCGATAATACTAagctatttattttattcagtCAGAGAAATGTTGACCTATGCAAGTGTTTTTTCCTAGATATAGATACGAAGGTTTTCTTTctcttatttgatttttttaacaaatcatCAACTTATCAAATTTTATTGACTGCTGAACACTGGTAGGAACGAGCAAAAAGTTGGGGGAATCCAGAAGTTTATGCCGTTGATAATCTTAAATGATACTTCTAAGGGAAATTTGATAActgaaaaaaactatatttcacCAACAAACCATAGCACCCCCTCTCTATCCTCTTActacaaaactaatattttttccaATATAGTTATTCAGCAAATTAACCCTACTTCTAAAGGTCTCTCttgaaaaatactttaaaaatagcGATCCAAATGAAAGTTTTCTCTTACAACTTCCCCAGTTGGGTATAATTTGCCAGTAAAATAAGTTACAAGATTCATTGATAAGAGTTTTCTAGCAAACACCATCcgacaacttcttcatcttgCATAAGGAAACAACAGTAATTatcaagaagagaaagaaacagGTTAAGTTttgcataatatatattattatttttttatttttattttaaactcgCACCTAGTTCGGGAAAGGATGCAGCCACCTCGGGAGAACGAACGAGGAATAAAATGTTTCCTTTATGTATTCTATCTCTCTCGGACCACCAACGGAACTCAGAACGCGACCGTCGCTGCTACGTTCCAACTCTTCGTGGACCATAAACTCCCCAATGTGTAAGTTAATAGACAACAAATCTTGGCCCTCCATGTTTCCCCTCCAAAAGTACACTAGTTTATCATCAAAAGGATTCATCCCCAACGGAATATAATCAAAACCAGCCGTTACAATATCAGTAGAGATTTCAGATACTAGTTGCCATCCTTCGCTCTTTAGCCTCCATACACACAGCTTATCAACTTCGGCTACAGAGACTATGTTAATATACATGAGAAACCCTTGACAAGTTGTGCAAGCTCTTTTGAATTTAGTTGTTTTGTCTAAGTCAGGGAAAGGTGTAACACGACATCGATCAGAACCCTTGTCTCCACTAGGGTAGAAATCGAAGGATACAAGAAAATCTTTATACTCCGGATTGTGAGCGAGCCAGTGAAGCTTTCCGTTCAGGCTAATGGGATTGTTAAATTCCTGAGCGATGAAAGTGAAAGGAAAACTAACAGTTTCAAGACTCCACGAGCCGGTCTCAGATGAATATATCAAGAAACTAGtaaagttcttcttcttctctaacaAAACAACTTTGTAACCCAAAACGACTTCGTCCTCAGTTCGAGTCACAATCCCcaatatccaaaaacgttccaTTGCATGATTATGAGGCAGGATCTCTACGCATTGCCTTGAGACAGGATTAGCCACGTAGAAAGATTGGTTCGTGACTACGTAAATCAATATCAATCCAACATCGGTGTAAGCCACGACTCTACCTTCTCGGTTCTCGAACTTTTCGGCTAGAAAAGACGAGATGTAAGAACCGAGAGAACGGGTAAGACACCAGTTATCGGATCCGTAGTGAGCCATGGTTTCTGTCTCGTAACCTCTACACATGAACGACCAAGAAGAATAATACGAGTTTTGGTGCATAGACAGATAAAGATCGCGGCAAAAAGGAGACTCAACGAGTGATTTCCATTGCTTGCAAACCCGTTTGAAAGTGATTATGCTCGTTAGTGGTAACTTGGCTAGTATAATCGCATACAGATCCTCTAGCAGCGATTCCGTTCCACTGATCTTTGGTATCTTCGTCAATAGGATAGGGATTGGTGGTAATCCATCTGTGAGCAAATCCATCTCCCTATTGTCTGGTTTCTCCATCAATGGCATTAGGGTTTTGTCAGAGCCGGTCCTAAAATTTAGGGAGCTGTCGGcggattttaaaaaatttcagcttaaattttttttggtagatTTGGGagcttaaaaaattaattttgggagtttttttctatgtaatttttttaaaacattttggaGGCCTAATACTAATGTTTCGTTAGGCTTTGCCGAGGACCGGTCTTGGGTTTTGTTTGTGTGTATATGAataagatttatttaacttgtaCAAAGTTATAAATCTATGTAATGGGCTTCAGATATAAGGGGTCTACCACTTGTGAGCTGCTAATAAAACAAAGagtaattcttgggttcaccccctagggtgaacctataggttcaccaaccaatagtatttgagtatttgatatttgatatcttttaaaaaaggaaacaacattaaatttccaaataagattatttttttaaaataaaacaataaaaatacataaaaatagttacaaaaaataaataaataaatatttttaagtcttcagcaaaatactaaaccctataccctaaatcttaaaccctaaaccctaaaccttaaactttggataaactctaaacgtttgaaaatcctaaaccctaaatcatacattaaaaactaaattttaataacactaaaatcctaaattctaatcactaaaccctaaacccttgggtaaaacctaaacccttgggtaaaccctgaacccttggataaatcataatctctagagtttaattttaaatatttttgatttacagtttatgaaatatccaagggttcagggtttacccaagggtttagggtttagtgattaggatttagggtttagtgttattaaaatttagtttttaatgtatgatttagggtttaggattttcaaacgtttagagtttatccaaagcttaagatttagggtttagggtttaagatttaggatatagggtttagtattttgctgaatacttaaaaatatttatttatttattttttgtagctatttttatgtatttttattgttttattttaaaaagataatcttatttggaaatttaatgttgtttccttttttaaaagatatcaaatatcaaatactcaaacactattggttggtgaacctagaagttcaccctagggggtgaacccaagaattactCTAAAACAAACAAGGTAAATGATTAGTAAATATAAGGTGTTAATTGTTTAcagtttttgggttttttttcagaaaatatttttttcagtcattcaaatttctgagaaagtatatcttattatataaaacttggttcttcaaaattgctaattaacatAATTGCGACATAtgtcaataaaattttaaaattataatataggtaattctcctaaatagacaattttcaagttttgaacacaaaaatagatcacagggagaaaaatgaccaaaatgtttcatttaataagtaaaaagtccctaataccctagatatataagaaaatttaaaatttttaaaaaaaaaacaaaaaataattaaaaataatttaaaaataattttttatatagttttatattatatgttttcaaatttgaactttttttaatttttataattgtttttaatttcttttatttttgttattcgaaaatactttttgaaactatttttaaaaaattattttcaaattttaaatatttatttttattttataaaattttaattctcaatctcaaatctccaccccttaactctaaacatTCAGGTTTGAATTAGTTAATCATagaggtataagtgtatatttacttttttaatgaaacattttggtcattttgattcttagtGTCTATATATGGgacataaacttttttaatGCTATCATAGGATATTTTCCTTATAAGATTTCAAATATATGatacaattttcttttgtttaggatCTAAAAGatatttagaaaagaaaaattctcATTACAAAAATAGTCTGTCACAGTTTTTTTTAGgattaaaaaaatccaaattactattacataatattttacattagATATTGTTgaaatgttaattttaatttttttttaaaaaatctaaaccaaaaataattttaaaaaaactatttgaaaagaatttttcgtttcattatttgttttaatattatgaCATGTGTAATAAATTCGATACAATTGTCTTTTGTATAGGATTtaaaaaagatttagaaaaataaaattctcattaaaaaaaagttcttaCAGTTCCTttaaggatttaaaaaaaattactactaCATAGTCTTTTAAACTTATattattgttaaaaatatttgatagtaattttcattttcttaattctaaacaaacaaataattacaaaaagcTATTTGAAAgtaatttttctcatttttttaaataatatatatatatgtatatatattttaaagatattaaaaaagagaattataaaaaaaaataaacttgtaAGAAAAACCGAATTATAAAATCCTACAAGTACAAtagttattaaaattaaattctagaaaaaatataattgaaaaaatattagtgatattgaaaaaaattaattttttaaaaagtaaactttaaaaattgttaatattaACCCGAAATcatttttgatagttttttaatttttttttaatcctagaaaaaacataattataagaaattatgtaatattaatatcCTTTTCTAAAACCTGAAAAACTGTAAAAGAATTTTTGATAGTTGTTCTTTTATAAAAGATCTTATACGAAAgagatttgtatcatatttttaggtcataaccaaaagagaattgtaagtagttatttgataatatttttaagacaGAATTGGATGATGTAcattataataaaaactatttaattaacaaaagatGTGTAAAAAGACAGATTGTAAAAATAGtcactttaaaattatttattagtatctagaaataattatttgatagaaatttatttttcatcaattctaaaaagaagataattgtaaaaagttatatgacaataatttttcttttctaaaatcctaaacacaaatataagagagtatttgatagttttttttttataattgtaagaaaaaagagatttataaaatagaatgttttcctttaaaaaaataatccaaacaaaaagaaaattttaaaaatttaggggaaattaaatatttaccactttcatggtatcatttttcatttttaccaccactaaagagacattttcaaaaatatcttcttttttaagtggcaaaagactcttatacccttgttattcatatatataataaatcattatttaaataaaaaaagaaaaaattaaaaaattaaaaaagaataaaaaaataaaaaaaaaataatttttttatgttttcgaattatacttttttaaattcgaattttcttataaatttttttttgaattttttttctttcgaattTTTACGCTAGGGATCAAGATCGGTTCTTTAAAGACTTTGCTAAGGCTATGCAAAAGTTGAGTCTTTACGGTGTAAAGACTGGTCGACGGGGGGAGATCCGGCGAGGGTGCGATGCCATTAactgagttttaattttttttgttttggggaTAAAATGtgagagatttgagagtttgaatctcatatgttttttttgtgaaatgtaAAACACTGATAATTTATATGGATTGATCGTATTGTTTTGGTACAAACAAAAAGTATTTAACTTTTgtgaagagatttgagtatgaacTTCTGCATTTGAGTAAGAGAGTGACTAAAGTTGAAGGTTCTGGGGTTTGCTGGATCACTAGTGTGGTAGTTTGGTGATTGATCTTGTGCCATGATGATTGACTGGGTGATAATGATCTGATTATATAATTGATTCGCCTCAGATAAAATGTGTTGAATGAAAACATTGATGTTACATTTCAATTTCTAGCAACATGTGAAATTTGTTTGCATTTGAAACCTGGATCAGTACGAATAGCCTGAACTTCAATACTTTCAGATTCTAGTACAAATGTATTTTTCTTGTGTGCTTTCAACTTCTCGTACTGAATATTCTAGCAGGACAGCTAGATCATTACCGGATACCCAAGTCTTACGAAAAGGCAAAACAAAATTactagaaaaaattaaaatcgccCATTACGAGAACAACAATATCCTCTGAAACGCTCTTATAAACTAGCCACCAATGCTAAAA is a genomic window of Brassica napus cultivar Da-Ae chromosome A2, Da-Ae, whole genome shotgun sequence containing:
- the LOC125580506 gene encoding F-box protein At3g28330-like yields the protein MPLMEKPDNREMDLLTDGLPPIPILLTKIPKISGTESLLEDLYAIILAKLPLTSIITFKRVCKQWKSLVESPFCRDLYLSMHQNSYYSSWSFMCRGYETETMAHYGSDNWCLTRSLGSYISSFLAEKFENREGRVVAYTDVGLILIYVVTNQSFYVANPVSRQCVEILPHNHAMERFWILGIVTRTEDEVVLGYKVVLLEKKKNFTSFLIYSSETGSWSLETVSFPFTFIAQEFNNPISLNGKLHWLAHNPEYKDFLVSFDFYPSGDKGSDRCRVTPFPDLDKTTKFKRACTTCQGFLMYINIVSVAEVDKLCVWRLKSEGWQLVSEISTDIVTAGFDYIPLGMNPFDDKLVYFWRGNMEGQDLLSINLHIGEFMVHEELERSSDGRVLSSVGGPREIEYIKETFYSSFVLPRWLHPFPN